Proteins encoded together in one Rhizobium sp. 11515TR window:
- a CDS encoding c-type cytochrome — translation MPWEVSREFFDRAFIAVAFLVTLGAAALIGEAREGRQYRTDPTVGAALDELRLMPNGISGTPPEIYFALGKPYETTAYDLSQGKRLYSWFGCGACHGDGRGGRGPSFLDGWWLYGPEMVSIAASIRDGRPHGMPAFRDKMTIDEIWQLAGYVQTIGAYKAKITAPSRNDDKQTRPAENRAPAAILFDEGPVGPNAVQEPSH, via the coding sequence ATGCCGTGGGAGGTAAGTAGAGAATTCTTTGATCGCGCATTCATAGCCGTCGCTTTTCTGGTGACTCTCGGCGCGGCCGCGCTCATCGGCGAGGCGCGAGAAGGGCGACAATATCGAACCGATCCCACCGTCGGAGCCGCCTTGGACGAGCTGCGCCTGATGCCGAACGGTATCAGTGGCACTCCGCCGGAAATCTATTTTGCCCTCGGCAAACCTTATGAGACCACCGCTTACGATCTCAGCCAGGGCAAACGGCTCTATTCCTGGTTCGGTTGCGGGGCATGCCATGGCGACGGGCGTGGCGGGAGAGGCCCTTCTTTCCTGGATGGCTGGTGGCTCTATGGTCCGGAGATGGTGTCGATCGCAGCCTCCATCCGCGACGGCCGTCCGCATGGAATGCCGGCTTTTCGCGACAAGATGACGATTGACGAGATCTGGCAGCTCGCAGGCTACGTCCAGACGATCGGCGCATATAAGGCCAAGATCACCGCGCCGAGCCGCAATGACGACAAGCAGACCCGCCCAGCGGAAAACCGAGCGCCGGCGGCAATCCTGTTCGACGAAGGCCCTGTCGGACCGAACGCTGTACAGGAGCCGTCCCATTGA